In Planctomycetota bacterium, one genomic interval encodes:
- a CDS encoding serine/threonine protein kinase has product MEKIGHISFGDIAVNLGYTTAEKVNECLEIQRKIRDMGVVPKKLGEVMIDKGYLTETQVRDIFQKQGLEGGHTQIIGYKIIALIGQGAMGAVYKAVQLSMEREVALKVLSPHLVGNEKFVMRFFKEARAVARLNHPNIIQGIDVGESNGIHYFAMEYVQGKDMEDIIKQQGPMEEKKLTELILQVARALEHACKNNMVHRDVKPRNIMITNKDNTVKLCDLGLARLVVEGDTSQQQKVRMGTPAYISPEQARGEPDIDIRSDIYSLGVTFYFCITGEIPFKGETALVVMSKHINEQPIPPKQKNPQISNMVNTIILKMMSKKREGRYQTPAELITDLERVLQGGEIKMAAPITAQPIAKSMPVKTAPLVGKISEQTVQRLKARRLARMGYIAKRRFKR; this is encoded by the coding sequence ATGGAAAAAATCGGTCATATTTCATTCGGTGATATCGCTGTAAATTTGGGCTATACCACGGCGGAAAAGGTCAATGAATGCCTTGAGATTCAGCGCAAAATCAGGGATATGGGAGTAGTGCCCAAGAAGCTCGGCGAGGTAATGATTGATAAAGGGTATCTCACCGAAACCCAAGTCAGGGATATATTCCAGAAACAGGGCTTGGAAGGCGGTCATACCCAGATTATCGGATATAAAATAATTGCGCTAATAGGCCAGGGGGCCATGGGTGCGGTTTACAAGGCGGTCCAGTTGAGCATGGAGCGTGAAGTTGCGCTAAAGGTACTCTCGCCTCACTTGGTCGGCAACGAGAAATTCGTCATGCGGTTCTTCAAGGAGGCACGGGCCGTGGCTCGGCTCAATCATCCTAATATTATCCAAGGTATTGACGTAGGCGAATCTAACGGCATTCATTACTTTGCCATGGAATATGTCCAAGGCAAGGACATGGAAGACATCATTAAACAGCAGGGGCCAATGGAGGAAAAGAAACTGACCGAACTTATTCTCCAGGTAGCCAGGGCATTGGAACACGCCTGCAAGAATAATATGGTGCACCGGGATGTTAAGCCCCGTAATATCATGATTACCAATAAAGATAATACCGTTAAATTATGTGACCTGGGTTTAGCGAGATTGGTGGTTGAAGGCGATACCTCGCAACAACAGAAGGTTCGAATGGGCACGCCGGCTTATATCTCGCCTGAACAAGCGCGCGGCGAGCCGGATATTGATATTCGCAGCGATATCTATTCGCTGGGCGTGACTTTTTATTTCTGCATTACCGGTGAGATTCCTTTTAAAGGCGAAACCGCTCTGGTTGTGATGAGTAAGCATATTAATGAACAGCCTATCCCGCCTAAGCAGAAGAATCCGCAGATTTCAAATATGGTGAATACCATCATTTTAAAGATGATGTCCAAGAAACGGGAGGGGCGTTATCAGACACCGGCTGAGTTAATCACTGACTTGGAGAGAGTATTGCAGGGGGGTGAAATAAAAATGGCTGCACCGATAACCGCTCAACCCATTGCTAAATCGATGCCTGTCAAAACGGCTCCTTTGGTTGGTAAAATTAGCGAGCAGACCGTGCAACGGCTTAAGGCGCGTCGGTTGGCCCGGATGGGTTATATTGCCAAGAGGCGGTTTAAGAGATAA
- a CDS encoding MoaD/ThiS family protein, which yields MKIKITAYGILRSYLGQGSVTTLEKEISRPKPIKEIAGEMGIPDGMIMMVAVNDQQKDFDYVPQDGDDIKLIPPISGG from the coding sequence ATGAAAATAAAAATTACGGCTTATGGAATATTAAGAAGCTATCTCGGACAAGGCAGTGTTACTACTCTGGAAAAGGAAATTAGTCGGCCTAAACCTATTAAAGAGATTGCCGGTGAAATGGGTATTCCGGACGGGATGATAATGATGGTGGCAGTTAATGACCAGCAAAAAGATTTTGACTATGTTCCGCAGGATGGCGATGATATTAAACTTATTCCGCCCATTAGCGGCGGGTAA
- the aspS gene encoding aspartate--tRNA ligase, producing the protein MKRSYKCNELTEKNVSQEVILSGWVKSRRDHGPIIFLDLSDRFGVIQLVFNSQQRSDIHKQAELLKPNYVITVKGKVIARLKGYENPNLPTGKIEVNVTKVEVLAKSDPLPVDIDSSVQTVSGTKEVTTLSSSELLLKYRYLDLRRPEMMNNLIFRHKIVYKIREYLSHQGFTEVETPILTKSTPEGARDYLVPSRIFPGDFYALPQSPQLFKQILMIAGLDKYFQIARCFRDEDLRADRQPEFTQLDVEMSFVDETDVMTAMEGMLKELLRDVLSVEIKTPFPRLTYDDAMKYYGSDKPDLRFGMKLFDITDLVSKSDFKVFQETAKKGGVIKGIVAPTEGSPVGAAANDFSRSEIDKLTALVKEFGAQGLVSYKVQNNTLTGSVAKYLTADVQKSVISAMDAKEGNFIFIIAGDVNMANTALGNLRVHLSNKLAQDIKTKEQFNLCWIVEFPLYTYNQELKRLDSVHHPFTSPRMEDMPLLKTQPLKVKARAYDLVMNGVEVGGGSIRIHSSDLQKEIFTLLGISEQEAQDRFGFLIEALRYGAPPHGGIAFGIDRLIMLLLGLDSIRDVIAFPKTTSAACLMTGAPSDVTPEQLKELSISVTSKEK; encoded by the coding sequence ATGAAACGATCTTATAAATGTAATGAACTGACAGAAAAAAACGTTTCTCAAGAGGTAATTCTGAGTGGTTGGGTTAAGAGCCGGCGCGACCACGGCCCGATTATCTTCCTCGACTTGTCAGACCGTTTTGGCGTTATTCAACTGGTCTTTAATTCCCAGCAACGGTCGGATATCCATAAACAGGCTGAACTGCTCAAGCCCAATTATGTCATTACCGTAAAAGGCAAGGTTATTGCCCGGCTCAAAGGTTATGAGAATCCAAATCTGCCTACTGGCAAGATAGAGGTAAATGTTACGAAAGTGGAAGTCTTGGCCAAGAGTGACCCCTTGCCGGTGGATATTGATTCGTCAGTCCAGACCGTATCAGGAACCAAGGAAGTAACCACGCTCAGTTCTTCAGAATTATTGCTCAAATACCGTTATCTTGACCTGAGGCGCCCGGAGATGATGAATAACCTGATTTTTCGCCATAAGATTGTTTATAAAATTAGGGAATATCTCAGTCACCAGGGTTTTACCGAGGTAGAAACACCGATTCTGACCAAGAGCACGCCGGAAGGCGCCAGGGATTATCTGGTGCCCAGCCGTATATTCCCGGGTGATTTTTATGCTTTGCCCCAGTCGCCTCAACTATTCAAGCAGATTCTGATGATTGCTGGGCTGGATAAGTATTTCCAGATTGCCCGCTGCTTCCGTGACGAAGACCTCAGGGCTGACCGGCAACCGGAATTTACCCAGTTGGATGTTGAGATGTCTTTTGTTGATGAAACCGATGTTATGACCGCAATGGAAGGGATGCTTAAGGAACTCCTGCGCGATGTTCTGTCCGTAGAGATAAAAACGCCATTCCCGCGCCTGACCTATGACGATGCGATGAAATATTACGGAAGCGACAAGCCGGATTTGAGATTCGGGATGAAGCTGTTTGATATTACTGATTTGGTATCCAAGAGCGATTTCAAGGTGTTCCAGGAAACCGCCAAAAAGGGCGGAGTAATCAAAGGTATTGTTGCTCCGACCGAAGGGAGTCCCGTAGGGGCGGCGGCCAATGATTTCTCGCGCAGTGAAATAGACAAGCTCACGGCGCTAGTCAAGGAATTTGGCGCCCAGGGCTTGGTTTCATACAAAGTCCAGAATAATACGCTAACCGGCTCGGTGGCCAAGTACCTGACGGCTGATGTCCAGAAATCAGTAATCAGCGCGATGGATGCTAAAGAGGGTAATTTCATCTTTATTATCGCTGGTGATGTGAATATGGCCAATACGGCTTTGGGAAATCTCCGGGTTCATCTTTCTAATAAATTAGCCCAGGATATCAAGACCAAGGAACAATTCAATCTCTGCTGGATAGTGGAATTTCCGCTCTATACGTATAACCAGGAACTGAAGCGTCTCGATAGTGTTCATCACCCGTTCACTTCGCCCAGGATGGAAGATATGCCGCTTCTTAAGACCCAACCTCTTAAGGTCAAGGCGCGTGCCTATGACTTGGTGATGAATGGCGTAGAGGTCGGCGGTGGAAGTATCCGTATTCATTCCTCAGACCTACAAAAGGAAATATTTACGCTGCTTGGTATCAGTGAACAGGAAGCTCAGGACAGGTTTGGATTCTTGATAGAGGCATTGCGTTATGGCGCGCCGCCGCACGGCGGGATTGCCTTCGGCATAGACCGTCTGATAATGCTTCTGCTGGGACTGGACTCTATCCGCGATGTCATTGCCTTTCCCAAGACCACCAGCGCCGCCTGCCTGATGACCGGCGCTCCATCCGATGTCACCCCGGAACAGTTGAAAGAATTGAGTATTAGCGTTACTAGCAAGGAGAAGTAA
- a CDS encoding nitroreductase family protein — translation MDFYDAIKKRHSIRKYKSDAISDEVLNRVLDAAHLAPSGKNGQPWRFIVVRNAELKQKLVKPCRDQIYIAEAPIVIVGVANEDESYQKQGCYMKSWAIDLAIAFDHLILAATAEGLGTCWIGAFDEKEVKKVLNIPDHLRVVCLTPLGYADGEPKPKPRKALGEIVFYDQAPKN, via the coding sequence ATGGATTTTTATGATGCGATAAAGAAGCGGCACAGTATCAGAAAATACAAGTCGGATGCCATCAGCGATGAAGTATTGAATCGCGTATTAGACGCAGCGCATCTAGCGCCGTCGGGCAAGAACGGCCAGCCGTGGCGTTTTATCGTAGTGCGTAATGCCGAACTGAAACAGAAGTTAGTCAAGCCCTGCCGGGACCAGATATATATTGCCGAAGCGCCGATAGTGATTGTCGGAGTTGCCAATGAGGATGAGTCATACCAGAAGCAGGGGTGTTATATGAAAAGCTGGGCCATTGATTTGGCGATTGCCTTTGACCACCTGATATTAGCCGCGACTGCAGAGGGCTTAGGTACCTGTTGGATTGGCGCATTCGACGAAAAAGAGGTAAAGAAGGTGCTTAATATTCCTGATCACCTGAGGGTGGTATGCTTGACTCCGCTGGGTTATGCGGACGGCGAACCCAAGCCCAAACCGCGCAAGGCGCTTGGCGAAATCGTGTTCTACGACCAGGCCCCCAAAAATTAG
- the thiL gene encoding thiamine-phosphate kinase, protein MKETEFGYINWLQKHLKYGKEVVIGSGDDCAVVKLADGNFLYATTDIVVEGVDFRISGASPEQIGHKSVAISLSDLAAMGGGFTKIYALISASLPKKRTKPSFTHPLFKGMHSVCKRFGVQIIGGDISSTQGPVTLTSTLLGVSKSKPVVRSGARVGDAIMVTGKLGGSILGRHLSFTPRLRESAVLNRHYKINSMIDISDGLLADLSHILEASNSGAILDEVSIPISRDAYKLKGSPLQRAMTDGEDFELLFTASLKETVRIINDRALKTPIHIIGMITKQKGLYLISRQGQINRIKPEGYSHF, encoded by the coding sequence ATGAAAGAAACCGAGTTTGGTTATATCAACTGGCTGCAAAAACACCTGAAATATGGTAAGGAGGTTGTCATCGGATCAGGTGACGACTGCGCCGTGGTTAAGCTTGCTGACGGGAACTTCCTTTACGCGACGACAGATATTGTTGTAGAAGGCGTAGATTTCCGTATCTCCGGCGCCAGCCCAGAACAAATCGGACATAAATCGGTGGCGATTTCCCTGAGTGACTTAGCCGCAATGGGCGGCGGTTTTACTAAAATATACGCTCTGATTAGCGCTTCGTTGCCTAAGAAACGTACTAAACCGTCCTTTACCCATCCGTTATTCAAAGGGATGCATTCGGTTTGCAAGAGATTCGGGGTCCAGATTATCGGAGGGGATATCTCATCCACCCAAGGACCGGTTACTCTTACCTCAACGCTATTAGGTGTTAGCAAATCAAAGCCCGTAGTTCGCTCCGGCGCACGCGTCGGGGATGCAATTATGGTTACCGGCAAATTAGGCGGAAGTATTTTAGGCAGGCATCTTTCTTTTACTCCACGGTTGAGAGAATCAGCAGTGCTGAATCGCCATTACAAAATAAACTCTATGATAGACATATCAGACGGTTTATTAGCAGACCTAAGCCATATTCTGGAGGCAAGTAATTCGGGGGCTATTTTGGATGAAGTGAGCATTCCGATTAGCCGGGATGCGTATAAACTAAAAGGCAGCCCGCTTCAGCGTGCCATGACTGATGGCGAGGACTTTGAATTGCTCTTTACTGCGTCTTTAAAAGAGACGGTTAGGATTATTAACGACAGAGCGCTTAAAACGCCCATTCATATCATTGGAATGATAACCAAACAAAAAGGCCTGTATTTGATTTCAAGGCAAGGCCAGATAAATAGAATTAAACCCGAAGGATATAGCCACTTTTGA
- the tsaE gene encoding tRNA (adenosine(37)-N6)-threonylcarbamoyltransferase complex ATPase subunit type 1 TsaE, whose amino-acid sequence MLYARCSMLKIISNSPFETVKIGGKLAYQLRDGDFVALIGILGAGKTCFTKGIARGLGVAKAEQITSPSFVLGNLYKGKKLSLFHFDAYRLNKPEELFGLGLDDLLSEKTVTVLEWADKLLPRVSRQLHPKRIIKVRFKVTGKTKRLLTVSGLLNQAGLH is encoded by the coding sequence ATGCTTTACGCCAGATGCTCTATGCTTAAAATTATTTCCAACAGCCCGTTCGAGACCGTTAAAATAGGCGGTAAATTGGCCTATCAACTCAGGGACGGAGATTTTGTGGCACTCATCGGGATTCTGGGAGCCGGTAAAACCTGCTTTACCAAGGGCATTGCCCGGGGTTTGGGAGTGGCAAAGGCCGAGCAAATCACCAGTCCGAGTTTTGTCCTGGGGAATCTCTATAAGGGCAAGAAATTATCCTTATTCCACTTTGATGCTTATCGCTTGAATAAGCCCGAAGAATTATTCGGATTAGGACTGGATGATTTGTTGTCGGAGAAAACCGTAACGGTCCTGGAATGGGCTGATAAGTTGCTGCCGCGTGTTTCCAGGCAGCTGCATCCTAAAAGGATTATTAAGGTTAGGTTCAAGGTCACAGGCAAGACCAAACGGCTATTGACAGTTAGCGGACTTCTAAATCAGGCAGGCCTCCATTAG
- the pabB gene encoding aminodeoxychorismate synthase component I: MKILTPHFREMPYSLWSSHLLDYFYGRPYPFFLTSAMRHKAWGRFSFLGADPFLVLKAKGCDISIEENEKIVHKRGDPLEELRKILSSYRINRKNSSIPFLGGGVGYLGYDLCHFIEKLPSTTKDDLKFPDIFFAFYDSFIAVDHTTRKMWEITLSNLKPGKLLLASCACGPTDWIISDQKSTYSLKSNFTKPEYIRAVRRVKKYISAGDIYQTNLSQRFEIPLNKHPLELFQTLQQINPAPFSALLKPDNNRVIISSSPERFLKVENGHVETRPIKGTCPRGKTPNQDIRLKKELLNSIKDNAELAMIVDMERNDLGRICKYGSVKVTQQKVLETYPTLHHLVATVKGRLDKKYDLVDVIKASFPGGSITGAPKIRAMEIINELEPTRRNVYTGAIGHIGFDGTMDLSIAIRIIMLNGNKAYYQVGGGIVADSDPASEYGETLTKGKALMEACLI; encoded by the coding sequence ATGAAAATACTGACTCCGCATTTTAGAGAAATGCCTTATTCTTTGTGGTCCAGTCATCTGCTTGATTATTTCTATGGCCGCCCCTACCCCTTTTTCCTGACCAGCGCAATGAGGCACAAAGCATGGGGCAGATTCTCTTTTCTCGGCGCTGATCCGTTTCTGGTCCTCAAAGCCAAGGGCTGCGATATTTCTATTGAGGAAAACGAGAAAATTGTCCATAAAAGAGGAGATCCGTTAGAAGAGTTAAGGAAAATACTTTCATCCTATCGTATCAACAGAAAGAATAGCTCGATTCCATTTCTCGGCGGCGGAGTCGGCTACCTGGGATATGACTTATGCCATTTCATAGAAAAACTCCCGTCCACAACGAAAGATGACCTAAAATTCCCGGATATCTTCTTCGCTTTTTACGATAGTTTCATTGCCGTAGACCATACTACACGTAAGATGTGGGAGATTACATTGAGTAACCTTAAACCAGGTAAATTATTACTTGCTTCCTGCGCCTGTGGTCCGACTGACTGGATAATCTCCGACCAGAAAAGCACCTACTCATTAAAATCAAACTTCACCAAGCCGGAATATATCAGAGCTGTCCGGCGCGTTAAGAAATACATATCTGCCGGCGATATCTATCAGACCAATCTTTCCCAGAGATTCGAGATACCGCTCAACAAACATCCGCTGGAATTATTCCAAACCTTGCAGCAGATTAACCCGGCACCATTCTCAGCCCTGTTAAAACCTGATAATAACCGGGTTATCATCAGTTCATCGCCCGAACGATTTCTTAAAGTAGAAAACGGCCATGTAGAAACCAGACCTATAAAAGGTACGTGTCCAAGGGGTAAAACCCCAAACCAAGATATACGCCTGAAAAAGGAGCTGCTTAACAGCATTAAGGACAATGCCGAATTGGCGATGATAGTGGATATGGAGCGCAATGATCTGGGCCGGATCTGTAAATACGGTTCGGTAAAAGTGACCCAACAAAAGGTGCTTGAGACCTATCCGACCCTACACCATCTGGTAGCTACGGTAAAGGGCAGACTGGATAAAAAATATGACTTAGTGGATGTAATTAAGGCCTCCTTCCCGGGCGGTTCCATTACCGGCGCGCCTAAAATCAGGGCAATGGAAATCATCAACGAACTTGAACCGACCAGACGCAATGTCTATACCGGCGCTATCGGACACATCGGATTTGACGGCACGATGGATTTATCTATTGCCATCAGAATCATTATGCTCAACGGCAATAAGGCATATTATCAGGTGGGAGGCGGAATCGTGGCTGACTCTGACCCGGCCAGCGAATATGGAGAAACGCTGACAAAAGGCAAAGCCCTAATGGAGGCCTGCCTGATTTAG
- a CDS encoding DUF2752 domain-containing protein, with product MMNEPSTKCAVLNLNPFYGLIYAGIAVILLVAMLIVPKQLVFRSNHQATKLPLLQQPISLNMFTCTFKKITGLPCATCGGTRSTFYLSHLQLKQSLLINPMVFLGFVGLLTWGIISLISIAFYKSKAMTLLLPGKRLLIILLVGGLLVNWAYLIFISKP from the coding sequence ATGATGAATGAACCATCAACAAAATGTGCTGTTTTGAACCTTAACCCTTTTTACGGGCTGATTTATGCCGGGATTGCGGTTATACTTTTAGTCGCAATGCTGATAGTTCCCAAACAACTGGTCTTCCGTTCAAACCATCAAGCCACGAAATTGCCCTTATTGCAACAACCGATTTCATTAAATATGTTCACCTGCACCTTCAAGAAAATCACCGGCCTGCCCTGCGCCACCTGCGGCGGAACACGCTCGACATTCTATTTGTCACACCTGCAATTAAAACAATCGCTGCTGATAAACCCGATGGTTTTCCTCGGATTTGTCGGATTATTGACGTGGGGAATAATATCGCTTATCAGCATCGCCTTCTATAAATCCAAGGCAATGACACTTCTCCTGCCCGGTAAAAGGTTGCTGATTATCCTGCTTGTGGGCGGCCTTTTAGTTAACTGGGCATACCTAATATTCATAAGCAAGCCGTAA
- a CDS encoding YIP1 family protein, which yields MLCPKCSRAISLDYGQDKCPHCGEMVGTDTVIKKVPEGLQPPSSGPSSPSVTITEDPEGPPTWDDEGPFFSRIWNTFVASMFHPGKFFSSTPTDAGIGKPLLYAIIVGSVGLIVSNLWIMMLIPMLPQPPEQSNMFLMSFSAISIFFQIILAPVQVVIYVFIYAAVLHVSLMIIKGNEQGFEATFRTAAYAMSTYLLYLVPFCLGIPFAIVWYIVIIIIGLRETHGISTGKAVVAWILPLIFCCGCGIAFFALTLIGSFGSAPPSYPY from the coding sequence ATGCTGTGTCCTAAATGTAGCCGGGCAATAAGTTTAGACTATGGACAAGATAAATGCCCCCACTGCGGCGAAATGGTCGGCACGGATACCGTTATAAAAAAAGTCCCTGAAGGGTTACAGCCTCCTTCTTCCGGGCCATCCTCTCCATCTGTAACTATTACCGAAGACCCGGAAGGACCACCGACCTGGGATGACGAAGGACCGTTCTTCAGCCGGATTTGGAATACATTCGTCGCCTCAATGTTCCATCCCGGAAAGTTCTTTAGTAGCACCCCGACAGATGCTGGAATCGGCAAACCGCTGTTATACGCCATAATTGTCGGATCGGTAGGTTTAATCGTTTCCAATCTTTGGATAATGATGTTAATACCAATGCTTCCCCAACCACCGGAGCAAAGCAACATGTTTTTAATGTCATTTTCTGCGATATCGATATTCTTCCAGATCATACTTGCTCCTGTTCAGGTTGTTATCTATGTTTTTATCTACGCCGCTGTCTTGCATGTGTCGCTGATGATTATCAAGGGAAATGAACAAGGATTTGAGGCAACCTTCAGGACCGCCGCGTATGCGATGAGCACTTACTTGCTTTACCTTGTACCTTTCTGCCTTGGCATACCTTTTGCCATAGTTTGGTATATCGTAATAATAATTATCGGGTTAAGAGAAACTCATGGCATTTCCACCGGTAAGGCAGTTGTTGCCTGGATATTGCCACTAATCTTCTGCTGTGGCTGCGGTATAGCGTTTTTTGCACTTACGCTGATAGGCTCCTTTGGCAGCGCTCCGCCATCCTATCCATATTAA
- a CDS encoding zinc ribbon domain-containing protein, translating into MPVSFKCQCGKALKVKDEFAGKKVKCPSCSRVMVTPEITAQDLISADGIGNPEESSLQVKCLTCGAELKEEDPVCMKCGTIRQVAMKTNKGAREKNQVSAEKPFYMKPATWIVVAILIILGFVYNNYSNQTEEAPGANGETIKSDMGADTNTVKEPAPRQNTPEKLFTAELQNKNVANLDKMVEYIIKMREKSAPVLGKMAIDKERAVQLKSLLGLYIMSYFKCYRSQVQTAVRNIPSRVSKDEELSQITMETGYLLATDNPDPVFLKFTDIAAKYTEQFKEMEKSPVSGLARDSIIKPFTQNQSSLVKANAFAYLILLGDRWNIRQIINIAKDSSGEAITFTKAALVEFTGCSFEKQEEWNKWYADNKNFPPARWLINSLEQATEEQRQKTIKKLVRITGKDFSYPENATDEQRKEAINKWKEFGKTLK; encoded by the coding sequence ATGCCAGTAAGTTTCAAGTGTCAATGCGGCAAAGCCCTGAAAGTAAAGGACGAGTTCGCAGGTAAAAAAGTTAAATGCCCATCCTGCAGCCGCGTTATGGTTACTCCGGAAATCACCGCTCAAGACCTTATTTCTGCTGATGGGATAGGTAATCCTGAAGAGTCTTCGTTGCAGGTAAAATGCCTGACCTGCGGGGCGGAGCTAAAAGAGGAAGACCCGGTTTGCATGAAGTGCGGGACCATCAGGCAGGTGGCGATGAAAACCAATAAGGGCGCCCGGGAGAAAAATCAGGTATCAGCCGAAAAGCCGTTTTATATGAAGCCGGCAACCTGGATTGTTGTAGCGATACTTATAATCTTGGGTTTCGTCTATAATAACTATAGCAACCAAACGGAAGAGGCACCCGGAGCTAATGGCGAAACGATAAAATCAGATATGGGAGCCGATACGAATACCGTTAAAGAACCGGCGCCCAGACAAAATACCCCTGAAAAACTGTTCACCGCAGAGTTGCAGAATAAGAATGTGGCCAATCTTGATAAGATGGTTGAATATATTATCAAGATGCGCGAGAAGTCGGCGCCTGTCCTGGGGAAAATGGCTATTGATAAGGAAAGGGCGGTGCAACTGAAGTCATTACTCGGTTTGTATATTATGTCTTATTTCAAATGTTATCGTTCCCAGGTGCAAACGGCAGTCAGAAATATTCCCAGCCGTGTAAGCAAAGATGAGGAACTCAGTCAGATTACCATGGAAACAGGTTATCTCCTGGCGACTGATAACCCGGATCCGGTGTTTCTGAAGTTTACCGATATAGCCGCGAAATATACCGAGCAGTTCAAGGAGATGGAAAAATCGCCCGTGTCCGGGCTGGCCCGGGATAGTATCATTAAGCCATTCACCCAGAACCAGAGCAGTTTAGTCAAGGCAAATGCGTTTGCCTATCTTATCCTTCTTGGTGACAGGTGGAATATTAGGCAGATTATCAATATAGCCAAAGACTCTTCAGGGGAAGCGATTACCTTTACCAAGGCCGCGCTGGTTGAATTTACCGGTTGCTCTTTTGAGAAGCAGGAGGAATGGAATAAATGGTATGCGGACAATAAGAATTTCCCGCCGGCACGCTGGCTCATCAATAGCTTGGAACAGGCGACTGAAGAGCAAAGGCAGAAGACTATAAAAAAACTGGTGCGTATCACCGGGAAGGATTTCTCGTACCCTGAGAATGCCACTGATGAACAGAGGAAGGAAGCAATCAATAAGTGGAAAGAATTCGGTAAGACGCTTAAATAA
- a CDS encoding HEAT repeat domain-containing protein, translating into MRRRLFAVSATILLIYLSVVGISAETFSETLNKRITELIRQLGSDDWQAREKASEELIEIGLPARESLQQALNSPDAEIRERAGRIVPLIQWKEAFVRRLNRFISQLRAGKFDDPVLFQDVTAFLSRDESIFIMLDLLKDSGQATASRQQIAAALGNVTAISFKPVINNLLELIQKEKDEQVRAGLLRILGRSGRDERSAAVALQVLKEGPPNLKLIAVNTLADMGETAAVPEIAKVIKDGDPNLKNTAIYALNRLKTEESTRELVRFMKEEPTGWLRAQAVAILANYNDAKLIPEFLVVLKSDKDFDVQRNCLYALQRFRGDKTIPPALLDFMKTASPQVQPNILSTFQALGDRSVIPELIKMLEKETDYGNFHSLVGTLQSFTGNQKFTPKTMPDGLKNDIIARCKEWAEKNK; encoded by the coding sequence ATGAGACGCAGATTATTCGCTGTTTCGGCAACCATTTTACTGATATATTTGTCGGTTGTCGGCATTTCGGCTGAGACGTTTTCCGAGACGCTCAACAAGAGAATAACCGAGCTTATCCGGCAGTTAGGCAGTGATGACTGGCAGGCCAGGGAAAAAGCCAGCGAGGAACTGATAGAGATTGGTCTTCCGGCCAGGGAGTCACTCCAGCAGGCGCTTAACAGCCCGGATGCCGAAATCCGCGAACGCGCCGGCAGGATTGTTCCGCTTATCCAGTGGAAAGAGGCGTTTGTCAGGCGGCTCAACCGTTTTATCAGCCAGCTGCGGGCCGGAAAGTTCGATGACCCGGTTTTGTTCCAGGATGTAACCGCATTTCTCAGCCGTGATGAGTCGATTTTTATTATGCTGGACCTCTTAAAAGATTCCGGCCAAGCAACTGCCTCCAGGCAGCAGATTGCTGCGGCGCTGGGCAATGTTACGGCCATCAGTTTCAAACCGGTTATAAATAACCTCCTGGAGCTGATTCAGAAAGAGAAAGACGAGCAGGTTCGCGCCGGGTTATTGAGGATTTTGGGCCGAAGCGGCAGGGATGAGCGTTCTGCGGCTGTTGCCTTGCAAGTTCTTAAGGAGGGGCCGCCTAATCTGAAATTAATTGCCGTCAATACCCTGGCAGATATGGGCGAAACGGCAGCCGTGCCTGAGATAGCAAAGGTAATTAAAGATGGCGACCCTAACCTCAAAAATACGGCTATTTACGCCTTGAATCGCCTTAAGACAGAAGAATCAACCAGGGAGTTGGTCAGGTTTATGAAGGAAGAGCCGACCGGCTGGCTCAGGGCCCAGGCCGTGGCCATACTGGCTAACTATAACGATGCCAAGTTAATACCGGAATTTCTGGTTGTCCTGAAGAGCGACAAGGACTTTGATGTTCAGCGTAATTGTCTTTATGCCCTGCAGAGATTCAGGGGCGATAAGACCATACCTCCGGCGCTGCTGGATTTTATGAAGACCGCGTCACCGCAGGTCCAGCCCAATATTTTGAGTACATTCCAGGCGCTGGGTGACCGCTCGGTCATACCGGAATTGATTAAAATGCTTGAAAAAGAGACGGATTATGGTAACTTCCATAGCTTGGTTGGGACATTGCAGTCATTTACCGGCAACCAGAAATTTACGCCTAAGACAATGCCGGATGGCTTGAAAAACGATATTATTGCGCGCTGTAAAGAATGGGCGGAGAAAAATAAATAG